A section of the Agromyces aurantiacus genome encodes:
- a CDS encoding metallophosphoesterase produces MSLARSTAATRIATAIGVVAAGALAWGSLVERTRWTLRRVVVPVLPPGSEPIRVLHVSDLHMAPWQRSKQEWIASLAALRPDLIVNTGDNLGHERGIEGVRRAFASFAGVPGVFVNGSNDYFGPVLKNPLRYFGGPSKVSGRAKRLDIDALHGLFRELGWIDLDNAAAAMELRGTRFEFLGVDDPHKGYDRLDLIAAAIDDLRSDDPLGEESWPDRGAQATRPIVTVGVTHAPYRRVLNSFVNHGAQLLLAGHTHGGQVCLPGYGTLVTNCDIPRQQAKGLSVWRHGLRSAFLNVSAGLGTSIYAPIRFACPPEATLLTLTPAD; encoded by the coding sequence GTGAGCCTCGCACGCTCGACCGCTGCGACGCGGATCGCCACCGCGATCGGCGTGGTAGCGGCGGGCGCGCTGGCTTGGGGTTCGCTGGTCGAACGGACCCGCTGGACGCTTCGCCGTGTCGTCGTACCGGTGCTGCCGCCGGGTTCGGAACCGATCCGGGTCCTGCATGTCTCCGACCTGCACATGGCGCCGTGGCAGCGCTCCAAGCAGGAATGGATCGCCTCGCTGGCCGCACTCCGTCCCGATCTCATCGTGAACACGGGCGACAACCTGGGGCATGAGCGCGGGATCGAGGGCGTCCGGCGGGCGTTCGCGTCGTTCGCCGGCGTTCCCGGCGTGTTCGTCAACGGCTCGAACGACTACTTCGGCCCCGTGCTGAAGAACCCGCTGCGGTACTTCGGCGGCCCCTCCAAGGTCTCGGGCCGGGCGAAGCGGCTCGACATCGACGCGCTGCACGGCCTCTTCCGTGAGCTCGGCTGGATCGACCTCGACAACGCGGCCGCCGCCATGGAGCTCCGCGGGACGCGCTTCGAGTTCCTCGGCGTCGACGACCCCCACAAGGGCTACGACCGCCTCGACCTCATCGCCGCCGCGATCGACGACCTGCGCTCCGACGATCCCCTCGGCGAGGAATCGTGGCCCGATCGAGGCGCGCAGGCGACCCGGCCGATCGTGACGGTCGGGGTGACGCACGCGCCCTACCGGCGCGTACTGAACTCGTTCGTCAACCACGGCGCCCAGCTCCTGCTGGCCGGTCACACGCACGGCGGCCAGGTCTGCCTGCCGGGATACGGCACCCTGGTGACCAACTGCGACATCCCCCGCCAGCAGGCCAAGGGACTCTCGGTGTGGCGCCACGGCCTCCGCTCGGCCTTCCTCAACGTCTCCGCCGGCCTGGGCACCTCGATCTACGCCCCGATCCGCTTCGCGTGCCCGCCCGAGGCCACACTGCTCACGCTCACACCGGCCGACTGA
- a CDS encoding sugar transferase: MTLTRPSTNVSPADVVAEWQRAYARRLLITDLVVIVFAVYGSQFIRFGTTGTSLRIPGVGDRADVLISYAVFSALLAAGWFVSLSIFATRDRMIIGAGTAEYRRLADASIRVFAILAIGAFLLRSEVGRAYVLVAFPLGLALLITGRWAWRKWLLRQRVQGRFLHRAILMGERQKSAHVAQQMARDGVSGIRIVGAVTEHGESDRELAPGIPVLGDYAGLDRVLAEARADTVVFTGADTIDPRGMRELGWRLEATSTSLVVAPALTDVAGPRIHARPVAGLPLIQVDYPEFTGRKYAAKRAFDLVAATIALVVLSPLFLLIAIAVRRDSPGPAIFSQERVGLNGERFRMLKFRSMVQDAETQLPTLLDRTDGNGVLFKMRTDPRVTRIGAVLRRYSLDELPQLINVLRGEMSLVGPRPPLAAEVERYDEWALRRLLVRPGITGLWQTQGRSDLSWDDSVRLDLYYVENWSLTGDVIILYRTARAVVQARGAY, translated from the coding sequence ATGACCCTCACACGGCCGTCCACGAACGTCAGCCCAGCCGACGTGGTCGCCGAGTGGCAGCGTGCCTATGCGCGGCGCCTCCTCATCACCGATCTCGTCGTCATCGTGTTCGCGGTCTACGGATCGCAGTTCATCCGCTTCGGCACCACCGGCACCTCGCTGCGAATCCCGGGCGTGGGCGACCGCGCCGACGTCCTGATCAGCTACGCCGTCTTCTCCGCCCTGCTCGCCGCCGGGTGGTTCGTGTCGCTGTCCATCTTCGCGACGCGTGATCGCATGATCATCGGCGCCGGGACGGCCGAGTACCGGCGTCTGGCCGACGCCAGCATCCGGGTCTTCGCGATCCTCGCGATCGGCGCGTTCCTGCTGCGTTCCGAGGTCGGTCGCGCCTACGTCCTGGTCGCCTTCCCGCTCGGCCTCGCCCTGCTCATCACCGGACGATGGGCGTGGCGCAAGTGGCTGCTGCGCCAGCGCGTCCAGGGCCGATTCCTGCACCGCGCGATCCTCATGGGCGAGCGCCAGAAATCGGCCCACGTCGCCCAGCAGATGGCCCGCGACGGCGTGTCGGGCATCCGGATCGTCGGTGCCGTCACCGAGCACGGCGAATCGGATCGAGAGCTCGCGCCCGGCATCCCCGTGCTCGGCGACTACGCGGGTCTGGACCGGGTGCTGGCCGAGGCTCGCGCCGACACCGTCGTCTTCACGGGGGCCGACACGATCGACCCCCGCGGCATGCGAGAGCTCGGCTGGCGGCTCGAGGCCACCTCGACGAGCCTCGTCGTCGCTCCGGCGCTGACGGATGTCGCGGGCCCGCGCATCCACGCGCGTCCCGTCGCCGGGCTGCCGCTCATCCAGGTCGACTACCCGGAGTTCACGGGCCGGAAGTACGCCGCCAAGCGCGCGTTCGACCTCGTCGCGGCGACCATCGCCCTCGTGGTGCTGAGCCCGCTCTTCCTGCTCATCGCGATCGCCGTGCGCCGCGACAGCCCGGGACCGGCGATCTTCTCCCAGGAGCGCGTCGGCCTGAACGGCGAGCGATTCCGCATGCTGAAGTTCCGGTCGATGGTGCAGGATGCCGAGACGCAGCTGCCGACCCTGCTCGACCGCACCGACGGCAACGGCGTGCTGTTCAAGATGCGCACCGACCCGCGCGTGACCCGCATCGGCGCGGTGCTCCGGCGGTACAGCCTCGACGAGCTGCCGCAGCTGATCAACGTGCTGCGCGGCGAGATGTCCCTCGTCGGGCCCCGCCCGCCGCTCGCCGCCGAGGTCGAGCGCTACGACGAATGGGCGCTGCGGCGCCTGCTCGTGCGACCGGGCATCACGGGCCTCTGGCAGACGCAGGGCCGCTCCGACCTCTCGTGGGACGACAGCGTGCGCCTCGACCTCTACTACGTCGAGAACTGGTCGCTGACCGGCGACGTCATCATCCTCTACCGCACGGCCCGCGCGGTCGTGCAGGCCCGGGGCGCGTACTGA
- a CDS encoding thymidine kinase: MAKLYFRYGAMNSGKSTALLQAAFNYEERGHRVLLAKPAVDTKGDRSIVSRLGMVRDVDFTITSGDAVLELFERHRAPVIERYGRDVSCLLVDEAQFLTIEQVDDLLRIALLDDIPVLAYGIRTDFQTVAFAGSRRLLEIAHTLEELKTICRCGRKAIFNGRRIDGRYVFDGDQVAIDGAEVAYESLCGVCYLQESGGVLRGRTV; the protein is encoded by the coding sequence ATGGCCAAGCTGTACTTCCGCTACGGGGCGATGAACTCCGGCAAGTCGACCGCACTGCTGCAGGCGGCGTTCAACTACGAGGAACGCGGTCACCGGGTGCTCCTGGCCAAGCCCGCGGTCGACACCAAGGGCGATCGCAGCATCGTCTCGCGCCTCGGCATGGTCCGCGACGTCGACTTCACCATCACGTCCGGCGACGCGGTGCTCGAGCTGTTCGAGCGCCATCGCGCGCCGGTGATCGAACGGTACGGGCGCGACGTCAGCTGCCTCCTCGTCGACGAGGCGCAGTTCCTCACGATCGAGCAGGTGGACGACCTCCTGCGGATCGCGCTGCTCGACGACATCCCCGTCCTCGCCTACGGCATCCGCACCGACTTCCAGACCGTCGCCTTCGCGGGCAGCCGGCGACTGCTCGAGATCGCCCACACCCTCGAGGAGCTGAAGACGATCTGCCGGTGCGGCCGCAAGGCGATCTTCAACGGCCGGCGCATCGACGGACGCTACGTCTTCGACGGCGACCAGGTCGCGATCGACGGCGCGGAGGTCGCCTACGAGTCGCTCTGCGGCGTCTGCTACCTGCAGGAGAGCGGCGGCGTCCTGCGCGGTCGGACCGTCTGA
- a CDS encoding DUF4012 domain-containing protein: MTTPEFVLAPERQHRSSSGRSRKRRRRRIFHAIFWPVLALIIIGGGLSAWWLGTSALQVRDDLEAARASVAKFQSLAAERKVDELQPVADELAASASSAVAPTGNPIWRVAEWVPGLGENFRAVRIIAEGVDDISTEVVQPTVGLVGSFGIARDDSGALDLGPLREATEVAQSADRVLGRLGDSLASVDRDATIGQVSDAVGELEGVVASAQQTVPGLNAALAGAGAMLGIDGPQTVLLAFGNNAEAMPLGGGPAAQTLLSVDDGTITIDRQLSSTQLDTQAPIDVKVDDSAFQLYNDILLTEINATTSRPDFPTAAELLRARWQRDVGITPDTVVMTDPIGVSRILKVTGPVTLPNGEQLTSDNVVSKMLNEIYFTYPEGGAESDAFFASASAAVFDRLMSGDYDVWAMAQALIDVTNGGSLMMWTSDEPTQALFAGSRLDGTLPATNDGATVLGVYFRDRSISKIDYYLHTEATVTTDTCTPDAPTYTVEARLRFDIPEGLELPEYIESRFTPGTYRTEVFLYGPVGGTTTAVEVPEPGLGTTTGPSVVDLNRPAEKFTVDLQNGGTALVRATFAGTPDDGPVAVRTTPMINPTGVKVVEAPCG, translated from the coding sequence GTGACGACCCCCGAGTTCGTGCTGGCGCCCGAGCGCCAGCACCGGAGCAGCAGCGGCCGCTCCCGCAAGCGCCGACGCCGGCGGATCTTCCATGCGATCTTCTGGCCGGTCCTCGCGCTGATCATCATCGGCGGCGGGCTCTCGGCGTGGTGGCTCGGCACGAGCGCGCTCCAGGTGCGAGACGACCTGGAGGCCGCGCGGGCCTCGGTCGCGAAGTTCCAGTCGCTCGCCGCTGAGCGCAAGGTCGACGAACTCCAGCCGGTCGCCGACGAACTCGCTGCATCGGCCTCGAGCGCGGTCGCTCCGACGGGCAACCCGATCTGGCGCGTCGCCGAGTGGGTCCCCGGGCTCGGCGAGAACTTCCGGGCCGTCCGCATCATCGCCGAAGGCGTCGACGACATCTCGACCGAGGTCGTCCAGCCGACTGTCGGGCTCGTGGGTTCCTTCGGCATCGCCCGCGACGATTCGGGCGCGCTCGATCTCGGGCCCCTCCGCGAGGCGACCGAGGTCGCCCAGTCGGCGGATCGGGTGCTCGGCCGCCTCGGCGACTCCCTGGCCTCGGTCGACCGGGACGCGACGATCGGCCAGGTCTCGGACGCGGTGGGCGAGTTGGAGGGCGTCGTCGCCTCGGCGCAGCAGACGGTGCCCGGACTGAACGCCGCGCTCGCCGGAGCCGGCGCGATGCTCGGCATCGACGGACCCCAGACGGTGCTGCTGGCCTTCGGCAACAACGCCGAGGCGATGCCGCTCGGCGGTGGACCTGCGGCGCAGACGCTGCTCAGCGTCGATGACGGCACCATCACGATCGACCGGCAGCTCTCCAGCACGCAGCTCGACACGCAGGCGCCGATCGACGTGAAGGTCGACGACAGTGCATTCCAGCTGTACAACGACATCCTGCTCACCGAGATCAACGCGACGACGAGCCGGCCCGACTTCCCGACCGCGGCGGAGCTCCTCCGGGCCCGCTGGCAGCGCGATGTCGGCATCACGCCCGACACGGTCGTCATGACCGACCCGATCGGCGTGTCCCGAATCCTGAAGGTGACCGGCCCGGTCACGCTCCCCAATGGCGAGCAGCTGACGAGCGACAACGTCGTGTCGAAGATGCTCAACGAGATCTACTTCACCTATCCCGAGGGCGGCGCCGAATCCGACGCCTTCTTCGCGAGCGCGTCGGCGGCGGTGTTCGACCGCCTCATGTCGGGCGACTACGACGTCTGGGCGATGGCGCAGGCGCTGATCGACGTGACCAACGGCGGCAGCCTCATGATGTGGACCTCCGACGAGCCGACGCAGGCGCTCTTCGCGGGATCCCGCCTCGACGGGACGCTGCCGGCCACGAACGACGGCGCGACCGTGCTGGGCGTGTACTTCCGCGACCGCTCGATCTCGAAGATCGACTACTACCTGCACACCGAGGCGACCGTCACGACCGACACGTGCACGCCCGACGCGCCGACGTACACCGTCGAGGCGCGTCTGCGCTTCGACATCCCGGAGGGCCTGGAGTTGCCCGAGTACATCGAGAGTCGGTTCACCCCGGGCACGTACCGCACCGAGGTCTTCCTGTACGGTCCGGTCGGCGGCACGACGACGGCGGTCGAGGTGCCGGAGCCGGGTCTCGGCACGACCACGGGTCCGTCGGTCGTCGACCTGAACCGGCCCGCCGAGAAGTTCACCGTCGACCTCCAGAACGGCGGCACGGCACTCGTGCGGGCGACGTTCGCAGGGACGCCGGATGACGGGCCGGTCGCCGTCCGTACCACGCCGATGATCAACCCGACCGGGGTGAAGGTCGTAGAGGCGCCGTGCGGATGA
- a CDS encoding VanZ family protein — protein MTSNRAERRLAASARLDGTPNRRAPRGRRRWWVAVLAVLYSIVLAVTLLWPVHVDGEGGFVRTDPLLDLLASWGVGAAVRYPLVEAAGNVLLFVPMGALWVAWSRRPRWSSVLSAAGLATAVSLAAEVAQATVLPERTFDLRDALANLGGAAIGAAITLLAIRSWRPSSPTNPPRPRAR, from the coding sequence ATGACCTCGAACCGCGCCGAGCGTCGGCTCGCGGCATCCGCTCGGCTGGATGGCACTCCGAACCGCCGCGCGCCGCGGGGGCGACGGCGCTGGTGGGTCGCCGTGCTCGCCGTGCTGTACTCGATCGTGCTGGCGGTGACGCTGCTCTGGCCCGTCCACGTCGACGGCGAGGGAGGGTTCGTCCGCACCGATCCCCTGCTCGACCTGCTCGCGTCGTGGGGCGTCGGCGCGGCAGTGCGGTACCCGCTGGTGGAGGCGGCCGGCAACGTCCTGCTCTTCGTCCCGATGGGGGCCCTGTGGGTCGCCTGGTCGCGGCGGCCGAGGTGGTCGAGCGTGCTGTCGGCGGCCGGCCTCGCCACGGCGGTCAGTCTCGCCGCAGAGGTCGCGCAGGCCACCGTGCTGCCCGAGCGGACGTTCGACCTGCGCGACGCACTGGCGAACCTCGGAGGCGCGGCCATCGGCGCCGCGATCACCCTCCTCGCGATCCGCTCCTGGCGCCCGTCGAGCCCGACGAACCCGCCCCGGCCTCGTGCCCGCTAG
- a CDS encoding response regulator — protein sequence MTSDEPADHRAARIGILDDHALIVDGLASWIDEHAADLSVVIRTTRWLDLVRNPEFPVDVVLMDLQLDESVSIESRIRACRAAGADVVVVTALDDAASRARSLEAGAAAFVSKTLPVADLVSIARRVARGERPSGPTGVGSSVTGAILTTGASAAAAGAADPGTRRDVPAPADAGLSDAERRALVLYAEGLSTAEVARRMSVGYETAKTYLRRARDKYAKVGRPAGRRAELIRRVAEDGMLE from the coding sequence ATGACCTCGGATGAGCCCGCGGACCACCGCGCGGCGCGCATCGGCATCCTCGACGACCATGCGCTCATCGTCGACGGCCTCGCGAGCTGGATCGACGAGCACGCCGCCGACCTGAGCGTCGTGATCCGGACGACGCGCTGGCTCGACCTGGTGCGGAATCCCGAGTTCCCCGTCGATGTGGTGCTCATGGACCTGCAGTTGGACGAGAGCGTGTCGATCGAGTCCCGGATCCGCGCCTGCCGCGCCGCAGGCGCCGACGTCGTGGTCGTCACCGCGCTCGACGACGCGGCCTCTCGCGCGCGCTCGCTCGAGGCCGGAGCCGCGGCGTTCGTCTCGAAGACCCTTCCCGTTGCCGACCTCGTCTCGATCGCTCGCCGAGTCGCCCGCGGTGAGCGGCCGTCCGGGCCGACCGGGGTCGGGTCCTCCGTGACGGGGGCGATCCTCACGACCGGCGCATCCGCCGCGGCCGCGGGAGCGGCCGATCCGGGTACCCGCCGCGACGTCCCGGCACCCGCCGACGCCGGGCTCAGCGACGCCGAGCGACGGGCGCTCGTGCTCTACGCCGAGGGGCTGTCGACCGCCGAGGTGGCCCGCCGCATGTCGGTGGGCTACGAGACCGCGAAGACCTACCTGCGTCGCGCGCGCGACAAGTACGCCAAGGTGGGGCGTCCTGCCGGGCGTCGGGCCGAGCTGATCCGCCGCGTGGCGGAGGACGGGATGCTGGAGTAG
- a CDS encoding heparan-alpha-glucosaminide N-acetyltransferase domain-containing protein has protein sequence MIDPGAGSGSGASAWLSSRVTGVDAARGLALIGMFVAHVAPDVASDSLADVIAIAHERPRLLFALTAGVGLGLLTGATRPAIEHRGTLRRQIAIRAIILIALGVLIVTLLKPLVFVILDVYGVAFLLMLPVLFVPGRVAIGLGSALLVVTPAAAALAERDSAVRAASDGAAGFAVDWFLTGAYPVIVWVPVMLIGLGIARLDVARASSVRRYGAVGLAAAVLCMPLGYAIPENQVLGADPSADWMVPARASLTTIGNVGFGLVVIAVLVALTALSSRTVRAASSVILAPIIAMGAMPLTIYTLHLVVISAGERVENGVVTDDSWPMLLGLVLGSMAFAWLWQRYLGRGPFERLLRWASGRARQPAER, from the coding sequence ATGATCGATCCCGGCGCCGGGTCCGGCAGCGGCGCATCCGCGTGGCTGTCGAGTCGGGTGACCGGCGTCGACGCCGCGCGCGGGCTCGCGCTCATCGGCATGTTTGTCGCGCACGTCGCGCCCGACGTGGCATCCGACTCCCTCGCCGACGTCATCGCGATCGCCCACGAGCGACCCCGGCTGCTGTTCGCGCTCACCGCAGGGGTCGGGCTCGGGCTGCTCACCGGCGCCACGCGGCCCGCGATCGAGCACCGGGGAACGCTGCGGCGGCAGATCGCGATCCGGGCGATCATCCTCATCGCCCTCGGCGTGCTGATCGTCACCCTCCTGAAACCGCTCGTGTTCGTCATCCTCGACGTCTACGGGGTCGCATTCCTCCTCATGCTGCCGGTGCTCTTCGTCCCCGGCCGGGTGGCGATCGGGCTCGGATCGGCACTGCTGGTCGTCACGCCCGCGGCGGCCGCGCTGGCCGAGCGCGACTCCGCGGTCCGGGCGGCCTCGGACGGCGCGGCCGGCTTCGCGGTCGACTGGTTCCTCACGGGGGCGTACCCGGTGATCGTCTGGGTGCCGGTCATGCTGATCGGGCTCGGCATCGCCCGGCTCGACGTCGCACGGGCATCGTCGGTCCGCCGGTACGGGGCGGTCGGCCTCGCCGCCGCCGTCCTCTGCATGCCGCTCGGGTACGCGATACCCGAGAACCAGGTCCTCGGCGCCGATCCGTCCGCCGACTGGATGGTGCCGGCGCGAGCCTCGCTGACGACGATCGGCAATGTCGGCTTCGGGCTCGTCGTGATCGCCGTCCTGGTCGCGCTCACGGCCCTGTCGAGCCGGACCGTCCGGGCGGCCTCCTCGGTCATCCTGGCTCCCATCATCGCGATGGGCGCCATGCCCCTGACGATCTACACGCTGCACCTGGTCGTCATCTCCGCCGGCGAGCGCGTGGAGAACGGCGTCGTCACCGACGACTCGTGGCCGATGCTCCTCGGCCTCGTCCTCGGTTCGATGGCGTTCGCGTGGCTCTGGCAGCGGTATCTCGGTCGGGGCCCGTTCGAGCGGCTGCTGCGCTGGGCGAGCGGGCGCGCGCGCCAGCCGGCGGAGCGCTAG
- a CDS encoding UDP-glucose dehydrogenase family protein → MRISVVGCGYLGAVHASAMAHLGHEVIGIDVDERKIEALAAGRPPFFEPGLADILTSATSTGRLRFSTDIGDAAGAEVHFIAVGTPQMAGSDAADLRYVDAAVESLAPHLGEGALVVGKSTVPVGTAGRLAERLAEIAPHARLAWNPEFLREGFAVKDTIEPDRLVYGVADARAVHQLDDVYRAAIDAGTPRLVTDYATAELVKVAANAFLATKISFINAMAEIAEVTGADVTQLADALGHDVRIGRRFLNAGVGFGGGCLPKDIRAFSARAEELGRGEAVGFLREVDAINLRRRQRVVDLAVEALGGTAYRRRIAVLGVTFKPDSDDVRDSPALDVAVQLTGLGAEVVATDPQGIENARARHPQLEYVAATAEALRGADLVVLVTEWQEYRELDPVATGALVGRRVIIDGRNVLDPEAWRGAGWTYHGLGRP, encoded by the coding sequence ATGAGGATCTCCGTCGTCGGCTGCGGCTACCTGGGCGCCGTGCACGCGTCCGCGATGGCCCACCTCGGCCATGAGGTGATCGGCATCGACGTGGACGAACGGAAGATCGAGGCGCTCGCCGCGGGGCGTCCGCCGTTCTTCGAGCCCGGCCTCGCCGACATCCTCACCTCGGCCACCTCGACCGGGCGGCTGCGGTTCAGTACCGACATCGGGGATGCGGCGGGCGCGGAGGTGCACTTCATCGCCGTCGGCACGCCCCAGATGGCGGGGAGCGATGCGGCGGACCTCCGGTACGTCGACGCGGCCGTCGAGTCGCTCGCCCCGCATCTGGGCGAGGGTGCGCTGGTCGTCGGCAAGAGCACCGTGCCGGTCGGTACGGCCGGTCGGCTCGCGGAGCGCCTCGCCGAGATCGCGCCGCACGCCCGATTGGCCTGGAACCCCGAGTTCCTCCGCGAGGGATTCGCCGTGAAGGACACCATCGAGCCCGACCGGCTCGTCTACGGCGTCGCCGACGCCCGCGCCGTCCACCAGCTCGACGACGTGTACCGGGCCGCGATCGATGCCGGAACCCCGCGGCTCGTCACCGACTACGCCACGGCCGAGCTCGTGAAGGTCGCCGCGAACGCGTTCCTGGCCACCAAGATCAGCTTCATCAACGCGATGGCCGAGATCGCCGAGGTGACCGGTGCGGACGTCACCCAGCTCGCCGACGCCCTCGGCCACGACGTGCGCATCGGCCGCCGGTTCCTGAACGCCGGGGTGGGGTTCGGCGGGGGCTGCCTGCCCAAGGACATCCGCGCGTTCTCAGCCCGCGCGGAGGAGCTCGGACGCGGCGAGGCCGTCGGCTTCCTCCGCGAAGTCGACGCGATCAACCTGCGTCGGCGGCAGCGCGTCGTGGATCTCGCGGTCGAAGCCCTCGGTGGCACGGCCTATCGACGGCGCATCGCCGTGCTCGGCGTGACGTTCAAGCCCGACTCCGATGACGTGCGCGACTCGCCGGCGCTCGACGTGGCCGTGCAGCTGACCGGCCTCGGGGCGGAGGTGGTCGCGACCGACCCGCAGGGGATCGAGAACGCGCGCGCGCGCCATCCGCAGCTCGAGTACGTGGCGGCGACCGCAGAGGCGCTTCGGGGCGCCGACCTCGTGGTGCTCGTCACCGAATGGCAGGAGTACCGGGAGCTCGATCCCGTCGCCACAGGCGCACTGGTGGGCCGACGGGTGATCATCGACGGCCGTAACGTCCTCGACCCGGAGGCATGGCGCGGCGCCGGGTGGACCTACCACGGGCTCGGCCGCCCGTGA